Proteins encoded within one genomic window of Larus michahellis unplaced genomic scaffold, bLarMic1.1 SCAFFOLD_34, whole genome shotgun sequence:
- the LOC141737336 gene encoding olfactory receptor 14I1-like, giving the protein MSRGQISNGSSTTQFLLLAFADTRELQLLHFGLFLGIYLAALLANGLIITAIACDHCLHTPMYFFLLNLSLLDLGSISTTVPKSMANSLWDTRDISYAGCVAQLLFFFFFMSAEYFLLTIMAYDRYVAICKPLHYGTLLGSRACVHMAAAAWGSGFLYALLHTANTFSLPLCQGNALDQFFCEIPQILKLSCSDYYFREAGLLVVSACLAFGCFVFIVLSYVQIFRAVLRIPSEQGRHKAFSTCLPHLSVISLFLSTAVFAYLKPPSISSPALDLVVAVLYSLVPPVVNPLIYSMRNQELKDALWKLAQWTLFHH; this is encoded by the coding sequence ATGTCCAGAGGACAAATATCCAATGGCAGCTCCaccacccagttcctcctcctggcattcgcagacacacgggagctgcagctcttgcacttcgggctcttcctgggcatctacctggctgccctcctggccaacggcctcatcatcaccgccatcgcctgtgaccactgcctccacacccccatgtacttcttcctcctcaacctctccctcctcgacctgggctccatctccactaCTGTCCCAAAATCtatggccaattccctgtgggacaccagggacatctcctatgcaggatgtgtgGCCCagctcttattctttttctttttcatgtcagctgagtattttcttctcaccattatggcctatgaccgctacgttgccatctgcaaacccctgcactacgggaccctcctgggcagcagagcttgtgtccacatggcagcagctgcctggggcagtgggtttctctatgctctcctgcacacggccaatacattttccctgcccctctgccagggcaatgccctggaccagttcttctgtgaaatcccccagatcctcaagctctcctgctcagactacTACTTCAGGGaagctgggcttcttgtggtcagtgcctgtttagcatttggttgttttgtgttcatcgtgctgtcctatgtgcagatcttcagggccgtgctgaggatcccctctgagcagggacggcacaaagccttttccacgtgcctccctcacctgtctgtcatctccctgtttctcagcactgccgtgtttgcctacctcaagcccccctccatctcctcccctgctctagacctggtggtggctgtgctgtactcattGGTGCCTCCAgtagtgaaccccctcatctacagcatgaggaaccaggagctcaaggatgccctatGGAAACTGGCTCAATGGACGTTGTTTCACCATTAA